DNA from Granulicella arctica:
CCTCACCGGGCTTTCACTCCACTCCGTATCGCCCCGCAGAATGTGCTCGAAGGTATCTGGTTTCCCCTTGGGATAGTCGAGATTAACCCCCATCTGAGCTCGCATCGCTCCATCCATCCCCTGCCACTGGACGAAACTCTCCTGCCGCTTCGGATGGAAGCCGTGACTATGGTTTGTCGTGATGAAGACCCGCTTACTGTCGCCATAATCCAGGACGATCACGCTCTTTGTCGCCGCCAGATCCGGTGTCGTTGGACTCCTCACCGTCTTTGCCCACACTCCCAGCGGATTGCCGAACCACGACCGCACCAAATCAACGTAATGGATGCTGTGATACAGGATCTCCAGCCTCGGCGCCGTCGCCAGAAAGCTCCATAGCTCCCACGGCTGATGCGTCGAGATCTTCACCTCCATGTCGTGTATCTCGCCTAGAGCCCCCGTAGCATGCAACGCCCGCGCAGCCAGCATATTCGGAGCCCAACGTAACTGAAAGTTCACCGCTGCCGTCAGCCCTTTCGTGCGGCAGAGGCGCAGAATCTCCGTCGCCTCGGCCAACGTCTCACCCATCGGCTTCTGGAGCAGCGCCGGAACTCCATCCGGTAACTGTGCCAGCACCGTCGTCAGCGCCGGAGCCGGCACCGTCACATCGAACACCGCGTCAGCCGGAGCATACGCAACCGCCTCACCGATCGTCGACGCAACATACGGGATGCCGAATCGTTTCGCCAGCGCCTCTGCCTGCTCACGATCCAGATCGACGATCGCCGCTACAGGAAACCCCGCCTTCGCATACGCAGGCAGATGCGCATCCCGCGCAATCCCGCCCGAACCCACCATCACAATCGGCCGCGCCACCTTCGGCCTCGGAGCAACCGCCTCCTGCACCACACTCTGCAAATCCATCTGTCCTCCAACAACGCTTACTTTACCGAAAATCATAGCCAAGTTTACTTATGCTTAAACTAAACATATGCTCCGCGTTCCCTTCGCCGACCTTTACGCCGCCCTCCATCGTGGCATGCTCGCCCTCGGCCTCACCGGCGAACGCGCCGAACTCTGCGCCCGCCTCTTCGCCGAAACCACTCGCGACGGCGTTTATACCCATGGCCTCAACCGCTTCCCTCGCTTCACCTCGATGGTGAACAACGGCAGCGTCGACGTCCATGCTCAGCCCGAGCGCATCGCCAGAATCGGTGGCCTCGAGCGCTGGGATGCCCACCTCGGCCCCGGCAATCTCGCCGCCTACGCCTCCATGAACCGCGCCATTGAGCTCTCCCGCCAGCATGGTCTCGGCGCCGTCGCCCTCGCCAACACCACCCACTGGATGCGCGCAGGAACCTACGGCTGGCTCGCCGCGGAGGCAGGCGTCTTTGGCATCTGCTGGACCAACACCATGCCCAACCTTCCGCCCTGGGGAGCCACCACCGCAGCCCTCGGCAACAACCCCATCGTCCTCGCCGTGCCCCGCCTCAACGACAACGGAGAGCCTGCCCACATCGTCCTCGACGTCGCCATGTCCCAGTTCTCCTATGGAGCCATCGACTCCTATCGCAAGCGCGGCGAGCTTCTCCCCGTCGACGGTGGCTTCGACACCGCAGGCAACCTCACCCGCGACCCAGAAGCCATCCACGCCTCGCAGCGCGCTCTGCCCATCGGCTACTGGAAGGGCTCCGGTCTCTCCATGACGCTCGATCTCTTCGCCGCCATGCTCTCCGGCGGGCAGGCCACCAATCAGATTCCCCGCGACCCCACCCGCGAATCCGGCGTCTCTCAATTCTTCCTCGCCATCGATCCGTCCAGCTTCGCCTCCTCCACAGAGCTCAAGCGCATCGCCGACGGCGTCCTCGCCTCCGTCCACGACGCAACACCAGTAGAACCCGGCAAACCGGCCCGCTATCCCGGCGAGCAAACGCTCCTCATCCGCGAAGAGAACATGCGCCTCGGAGTACCCGTCGATCCCGATATCTGGCATCAGCTCACGGTGTCCGATTAGCGACACCAGTTGTGACGTTTCAGCCCTCTACACATCTAAACGATGGAGGTTTTGATATGCTAAGGCTGAATGTAGCTCTCCTGCTTTCCCTGGCGACTCTGTGCGCGCCCGTCTTCGGACAAGGCGCGAGCCCAGCTCGTCCAGGTACATTAAATTACGTGGAAGGTCAGGCCTCGCTAGAGGGCCGACAGCTTTCACCCCGCGCCATCGGTCACGCCGAACTGCATCCCGGAGAGTTTCTCGCTACCGCGAATGGCAAGGCAGAGATTCTGCTGACGCCCGGTGTCTTCCTTCGTCTCGGCAACGACAGCACCGTCAAGATGATCGCGCCGGACCTCACCCACACTGAAGTACAACTCACCCGCGGACGCGCCAGCGTCGAAGCCGACCAGCTCTACCCGCAGAACGACATCCTGATCAACCTGAACAATGGACAGGTCCAGCTTCTGAAGAACGGCCTCTACGAATTCGACGCAAGCAACGGCACCGTACGCGTCTTCGATGGCAAGGCCGCCGTATACAAAACCATTGCACCACAAGCAAATGAGAAACCAATCGACGTAAAGAGCGGCAAACAACTCACGCTTGCGAATGCGTCGATCAAGCCGATCAGCTTCGACAGAAAACGCTCAGAGGACGACCTCTATAACTGGAGCAGCCTCCGTTCCGAGTATCTTGGCGAAGACAATATCGATCTCGCCTATCAATACGCTGGCGCACCTGGCTTTGCCCCAGGCTGGTTCTGGGATTCGGCAGCATATGACTACACATGGCTCCCCGGTGACGGACTCTTCTGGAGCCCCTTCGGCTATGGCTTCTACTCGCCCTACTATATCTATGGCGGAGGCTACATCTACGGCGGCTATCATGGCGGCTACGGTGGTCGTCCCGGCTACCCCAATCGTGGTGGCATCGCTCGCGGTTCAGTCACCAGCAGCCACAGCGCCGGAAACTTCGGCGGCGGCGGTTTCCATGGCAGCGCTGTCGGCGGTGGCTTCCACGGCGGTGGTGGCGGCGGCGGCCATCGCTAAATCAACCGCAGCGATAAACAAACGGCTCAGAGATGCAGCATTCCATCTCTGAGCCGTTTGTCTTTCTCCACCTGATCGATCATTCTTCTACAATCTCTCCAGATGCCTCTGAGAGAAAAATCCGCTGCCCTGCACAACACCCTGCTAGAACTCGGCTCGGTGTTGGTCGCCTACTCAGGAGGCACCGACTCAGCCTTCCTTGCCTATGCTGCGCATCGCGCCCTCGGCGACAAGATGCTCGCCGTCATCGCTGACTCCGCTTCTCTCCCCCGCACCGAGCTCGCCACCGCTCTCGCCTTCACCGCCGAGCACAACATCCCCACCCATATCCTCACCACCAACGAACTCGATAACCCCGACTACCAGCGCAACGACAGCCAGCGCTGCTACCACTGTAAAGACGAGCTCTTCACCCAGATGGAAGCCTTCCGCGTCGCCAGCGGCTTCGCACACCTTGCCTACGGCATGAACCTCGACGACCGCAGCGAGTTCCGCCCCGGCCAACAGGCCGCCGCACTCCACCACGCCGTCGCTCCCCTCGTCACCGCGCAGCTTACCAAGGGCGAAATTCGCACCCTCGCTCGCGAAGCCAATCTCCACGTCTGGGACAAACCAGCCTCCGCCTGCCTCGCCTCGCGCGTCGAGTATGGTCGCCCCGTCACCCGCGAAAACCTTAACCAGGTCGAGCAAGCCGAAGAAGCCCTGCGCGCTCTCGGCTTCCGCCAGCTTCGCGTCCGCTACCACGGCGATCTCGCTCGCATCGAGATCGACCGCACCGAGCTTCCCGCTGCCCTCAACCTCGACGCACTCGACCGCATCACCGCGGCCCTCCGGTCCCTCGGCTTCCT
Protein-coding regions in this window:
- the yiaK gene encoding 3-dehydro-L-gulonate 2-dehydrogenase, yielding MLRVPFADLYAALHRGMLALGLTGERAELCARLFAETTRDGVYTHGLNRFPRFTSMVNNGSVDVHAQPERIARIGGLERWDAHLGPGNLAAYASMNRAIELSRQHGLGAVALANTTHWMRAGTYGWLAAEAGVFGICWTNTMPNLPPWGATTAALGNNPIVLAVPRLNDNGEPAHIVLDVAMSQFSYGAIDSYRKRGELLPVDGGFDTAGNLTRDPEAIHASQRALPIGYWKGSGLSMTLDLFAAMLSGGQATNQIPRDPTRESGVSQFFLAIDPSSFASSTELKRIADGVLASVHDATPVEPGKPARYPGEQTLLIREENMRLGVPVDPDIWHQLTVSD
- a CDS encoding Gfo/Idh/MocA family protein, with amino-acid sequence MDLQSVVQEAVAPRPKVARPIVMVGSGGIARDAHLPAYAKAGFPVAAIVDLDREQAEALAKRFGIPYVASTIGEAVAYAPADAVFDVTVPAPALTTVLAQLPDGVPALLQKPMGETLAEATEILRLCRTKGLTAAVNFQLRWAPNMLAARALHATGALGEIHDMEVKISTHQPWELWSFLATAPRLEILYHSIHYVDLVRSWFGNPLGVWAKTVRSPTTPDLAATKSVIVLDYGDSKRVFITTNHSHGFHPKRQESFVQWQGMDGAMRAQMGVNLDYPKGKPDTFEHILRGDTEWSESPVRGNWFPDAFMGSMGSLQAFVQGEATMLPTSVEDAIDTMRTVEAAYLSSERGGVALPELGW
- a CDS encoding FecR domain-containing protein, with the protein product MLRLNVALLLSLATLCAPVFGQGASPARPGTLNYVEGQASLEGRQLSPRAIGHAELHPGEFLATANGKAEILLTPGVFLRLGNDSTVKMIAPDLTHTEVQLTRGRASVEADQLYPQNDILINLNNGQVQLLKNGLYEFDASNGTVRVFDGKAAVYKTIAPQANEKPIDVKSGKQLTLANASIKPISFDRKRSEDDLYNWSSLRSEYLGEDNIDLAYQYAGAPGFAPGWFWDSAAYDYTWLPGDGLFWSPFGYGFYSPYYIYGGGYIYGGYHGGYGGRPGYPNRGGIARGSVTSSHSAGNFGGGGFHGSAVGGGFHGGGGGGGHR
- the larE gene encoding ATP-dependent sacrificial sulfur transferase LarE — its product is MPLREKSAALHNTLLELGSVLVAYSGGTDSAFLAYAAHRALGDKMLAVIADSASLPRTELATALAFTAEHNIPTHILTTNELDNPDYQRNDSQRCYHCKDELFTQMEAFRVASGFAHLAYGMNLDDRSEFRPGQQAAALHHAVAPLVTAQLTKGEIRTLAREANLHVWDKPASACLASRVEYGRPVTRENLNQVEQAEEALRALGFRQLRVRYHGDLARIEIDRTELPAALNLDALDRITAALRSLGFLYVTLDTQGYRSGSMNDVLPTSAILPAAK